One genomic region from Bactrocera tryoni isolate S06 chromosome 3, CSIRO_BtryS06_freeze2, whole genome shotgun sequence encodes:
- the LOC120771969 gene encoding uncharacterized protein LOC120771969 isoform X1, with amino-acid sequence MKPKRKRYNVRRSYSSFSTPNRYQNRQQSCQTQSYQQQNHLYNSGTPHNSAPIVMAYAPQITPNFYNNGNSWPFQPPRHLPAPSFGQQSYHFGQQNNSSQINTASLHHNVVSSTTQFSVPPHPYQFNCPTNYQQVSNASRTQTNTKVIVPKRKWIKEDAIRALDIEEELCKRNTSAPYLVIRFPDIPLNSELVKGFSGQIDAVHFQKNSAPRFCFVRLKENADARKVIEDISKIPFGQGHLSAELRYDPTKPPAASKPEQVDPYTLYVGNLPLSITVETIKRQFPGALRYDLAFKSKTKPIRYAFIRFESVEKSIEAFKHGINLQIEGRSLVLRFRRAKFNSTENVSLEKDQTSNKSTPIVADLTDKNDCIITNNLKPIQSNLASDGKVLVKAEYLKDCIKEEQYDSEYSYEDECSSTFCGNGDDLEFPAIKIEMDDFDETHNLNCTSSLQCVSDDGVELGQRISRDHLCNSVHRTSEVSSTMTLQNLDENVDHVKMQIINTKMNAVEPERSKPSIVSISEKKYIENLYEQLNTSKVFKKEVRSDFDDLDAMLKEID; translated from the exons atgaAGCCAAAGAGAAAAAGGTATAATGTGAGAAGAtcttattcttctttttctACACCTAATAGATACCAGAATCGACAACAAAGTTGTCAAACGCAAAGCTATCAGCAGcaaaatcatttatataattCTGGAACTCCGCATAATTCTGCACCTATAGTAATGGCTTATGCACCTCAAATTACtcctaatttttataataacggCAACAGTTGGCCGTTTCAACCGCCGCGACATTTACCAGCACCCTCGTTTGGACAACAATCATATCATTTTGGTCAACAAAACAATAGTTCGCAAATAAATACTGCCTCTTTACATCATAATGTAGTTAGTAGTACAACTCAGTTTTCAGTTCCACCACATCCGTATCAATTCAATTGTCCGACAAATTATCAGCAAGTTTCTAACGCTAGTCGCACTCAAACAAATACGAAAGTTATTGTTCCAAAAAGAAAGTGGATTAAAGAGGACGCTATACGAGCACTTGATATTGAAGAGGAACTATGTAAACGAAATACATCTGCTCCATATTTAGTCATTCGCTTTCCGGACATACCACTGAATTCTGAATTAGTTAAAGGGTTTTCAGGTCAAATTGATGCagttcattttcaaaaaaattctgcACCACGGTTTTGTTTCGTTCGATTGAAAGAAAATGCCGACGCAAGAAAAGTGATTGAAGATATATCAAAAATCCCATTTGGACAGGGTCATTTATCTGCAGAGTTACGATATGATCCAACCAAACCTCCAGCGGCTTCTAAACCAGAGCAAGTTGATCCTTATACATTATATGTTGGGAATTTGCCTTTATCGATAACGGTGGAAACAATAAAACGACAATTTCCAGGTGCGCTACGATATGATCTTGCCtttaaatcaaaaactaaacCTATTAGGTATGCTTTTATTCGTTTTGAAAGTGTAGAAAAATCAATTGAAGCTTTTAAGCATGGTATAAATTTGCAAATCGAAGGCCGCTCTCTTGTTTTACGCTTTCGTAGAGCAAAGTTTAATTCTACTGAAAACGTGTCCTTAGAAAAAGATCAAACAAGTAATAAAAGTACACCAATTGTGGCCGATTTAACAGATAAAAATGATtgcataataacaaataatCTAAAACCGATACAATCAAATTTGGCAAGTGATGGTAAAGTTTTAGTGAAAGCTGAATACCTGAAAG ATTGTATAAAGGAAGAACAATATGATTCTGAGTACAGTTATGAAGACGAATGTTCAAGTACGTTTTGTGGTAATGGCGATGATTTAGAGTTTCCCGCCATTAAAATAGAAATGGATGATTTTGATGAAACACACAATTTAAATTGTACTTCATCACTCCAATGCGTTTCAGATG ATGGGGTAGAGCTTGGACAAAGAATCTCTCGTGATCACCTATGCAATTCTGTTCATCGGACAAGTGAGGTGTCTAGCACTATGACTTTACAGAACCTTGATGAAAACGTAGACCATGTGAAAATGCAGATTATTAATACGAAAATGAATGCCGTTGAACCTGAAAGGTCTAAGCCGTCAATTGTAtcgatttcagaaaaaaaatatattgaaaatttgtatgaacAATTAAACACTtctaaagtatttaaaaaagaagTACGAAGTGATTTTGATGACCTGGATGCAATGCTCAAAGAAATCGATTAA
- the LOC120771966 gene encoding mediator of RNA polymerase II transcription subunit 16: protein MAIIFKVQSDSIPTVNKSVISSISSKNIVAYSVSDELDAGSHIYVCDVISPWQIYSVTNTKNLIKVLEWNSSGELLLAGYNNGLVEIWSTDKVLNIWYQVYKVNFHGEDIIAAKFFHNGKSIFFHSQKKDLPTYADKFERLEYRPTVEHFGSAPAEGVVVITSSGLVGAFITPLKKSNETNNHTIELKGVTQSIGLSRFYVSLCSMSHCSSGQLNVALTYSCRPKIVYCFKVALNMDNDNLFLKCEALPSIFFNAVNYKQISHIGWISSNKEDVLYIGYNTIEGSLLEQWHLSKKHQAVHKLLQKNKGDFVQSETWENIAKVPFGMGIANVCSSKLLTQTTQIFVILKDNTIQIVEPGLKKVALVISDRLMTEDRYSLCKFVSADITHMNQLLILFDNYGQMYAMQVTNQVADKNYKLNTLSLQTSLLEYCIITGVDASDILMLNLSNLEILIEKLTENFTKQSTIIRHFYYSNFLCMKSNMCRIQSRQQDFDNLIILHTISITFKSLLRPADLSCQDKGPGDNLAMILQDPSTDIDKVLFSLDGKDFAVEPITLQSLQQLIQWVSDLALNILKKLPNEVIKAKMSKKQGYDISRDSVAISSIRELLVMTRIWGLLNPQCLPTYTKSVENIDVLATLFRLLTRLAQNTAEPDDFLLDECSLLSTQVLIPQKQFNNPATLLNNHLSLYKSYPFIFVASTEPSWLKDVNYEEVVFINDMKDGVSNLHLGAKVNALRHCIRCGLINSLLNVSKTSAMKAWCQRWLYCHCGGYWKKL, encoded by the coding sequence CGATGTCATATCACCCTGGCAAATTTATAGTGTGACTAATACAAAGAACCTTATAAAAGTCCTGGAATGGAATAGCAGCGGAGAACTTTTACTGGCAGGTTATAACAATGGACTTGTTGAAATATGGTCTACAGATAAGGTCCTGAATATCTGGTATCAagtatataaagtaaattttcatgGCGAGGACATAATAGCAGCGAAATTCTTTCACAACGGAAAGAGTATATTCTTTCACTCTCAAAAGAAAGACTTACCAACATATGCTGACAAGTTTGAACGTTTGGAGTATCGTCCGACGGTGGAACATTTTGGAAGTGCCCCAGCTGAAGGCGTTGTCGTTATTACCTCGTCGGGATTAGTAGGTGCTTTTATAACTCCacttaaaaaatcaaatgaaacaAATAACCATACCATCGAACTGAAAGGCGTTACTCAAAGTATAGGTCTTTCTCGCTTTTACGTATCATTGTGCAGCATGTCTCATTGTTCTAGTGGTCAGCTTAATGTTGCACTAACATACAGTTGTAGACCCAAAATTGTTTACTGTTTTAAAGTGGCTTTAAATATGGATAATGACAATTTGTTTCTAAAATGTGAAGCACTTCCTAGTATATTCTTTAATGCTGTTAATTACAAGCAAATCTCACACATTGGTTGGATTTCTTCAAATAAGGAAGACGTTCTATATATCGGATACAATACTATAGAGGGGAGTTTGCTCGAGCAATGGCATTTAAGCAAGAAGCATCAAGCCGTTCAtaaattacttcaaaaaaataaaggaGATTTCGTTCAGAGTGAAACATGGGAAAATATTGCTAAGGTTCCTTTCGGAATGGGTATAGCAAATGTATGCAGTTCCAAACTATTAACACAGACtacacaaatatttgtaattttaaaagatAATACCATACAAATTGTTGAACCTGGTTTAAAGAAGGTGGCTTTGGTTATATCCGACCGATTAATGACTGAAGATCGGTATAGTCTCTGCAAATTTGTGTCAGCAGACATAACACATATGAATCAATTACTTATTCTATTCGATAATTATGGTCAAATGTACGCAATGCAAGTAACAAATCAGGTGGCagataaaaattacaaattgaacACATTATCCTTACAAACATCGCTGTTGGAGTATTGTATAATAACTGGAGTGGATGCAAGTGATATACTTATGTTAAATTTAAGTAACTTGGAAATACTTATTGAAAAGCTAAcagaaaattttacgaaacaATCTACAATAATACGTCATTTCTACTATTCTAATTTCTTGTGTATGAAGAGCAATATGTGTAGAATTCAATCACGACAACAAgattttgataatttaataattttgcataCCATATCCATAACTTTCAAAAGTTTACTACGCCCGGCAGATCTAAGTTGTCAGGATAAGGGCCCTGGCGATAATTTAGCCATGATACTGCAGGATCCTTCTACAGATATAGATAAAGTATTATTTAGTTTAGATGGCAAAGACTTCGCTGTTGAACCTATAACATTACAAAGTTTACAACAACTCATACAATGGGTATCAGATTTGGCATTAAATATTCTGAAAAAGCTTCCGAATGAAGTTATTAAAGCGAAGATGAGTAAAAAACAAGGGTATGACATAAGCAGAGACAGCGTAGCTATTAGTAGCATAAGAGAGCTTTTGGTAATGACGCGAATATGGGGTCTCTTAAATCCACAATGCTTACCGACATATACAAAGTCGGTCGAAAACATTGATGTTTTAGCTACCTTATTTAGACTTCTAACCCGTTTGGCACAAAATACTGCAGAACCTGATGACTTTTTATTAGATGAATGTAGTCTTTTATCTACTCAAGTCCTCATTCCTCAAAAACAGTTTAATAATCCAGCTACATTATTAAATAATCATTTATCACTTTATAAATCATATCCATTTATATTTGTGGCATCGACGGAGCCAAGTTGGTTGAAGGACGTCAATTATGAAGAAGTTGTATTTATTAACGATATGAAAGATGGTGTCAGTAATCTGCACTTAGGAGCAAAAGTAAATGCACTTAGACATTGCATAAGATGTGGATTGATAAATAGTTTACTAAATGTATCTAAAACATCTGCTATGAAAGCGTGGTGTCAGAGGTGGCTATATTGCCATTGTGGGggttattggaaaaaattgtaa
- the LOC120771969 gene encoding uncharacterized protein LOC120771969 isoform X2 encodes MKPKRKRYNVRRSYSSFSTPNRYQNRQQSCQTQSYQQQNHLYNSGTPHNSAPIVMAYAPQITPNFYNNGNSWPFQPPRHLPAPSFGQQSYHFGQQNNSSQINTASLHHNVVSSTTQFSVPPHPYQFNCPTNYQQVSNASRTQTNTKVIVPKRKWIKEDAIRALDIEEELCKRNTSAPYLVIRFPDIPLNSELVKGFSGQIDAVHFQKNSAPRFCFVRLKENADARKVIEDISKIPFGQGHLSAELRYDPTKPPAASKPEQVDPYTLYVGNLPLSITVETIKRQFPEKSIEAFKHGINLQIEGRSLVLRFRRAKFNSTENVSLEKDQTSNKSTPIVADLTDKNDCIITNNLKPIQSNLASDGKVLVKAEYLKDCIKEEQYDSEYSYEDECSSTFCGNGDDLEFPAIKIEMDDFDETHNLNCTSSLQCVSDDGVELGQRISRDHLCNSVHRTSEVSSTMTLQNLDENVDHVKMQIINTKMNAVEPERSKPSIVSISEKKYIENLYEQLNTSKVFKKEVRSDFDDLDAMLKEID; translated from the exons atgaAGCCAAAGAGAAAAAGGTATAATGTGAGAAGAtcttattcttctttttctACACCTAATAGATACCAGAATCGACAACAAAGTTGTCAAACGCAAAGCTATCAGCAGcaaaatcatttatataattCTGGAACTCCGCATAATTCTGCACCTATAGTAATGGCTTATGCACCTCAAATTACtcctaatttttataataacggCAACAGTTGGCCGTTTCAACCGCCGCGACATTTACCAGCACCCTCGTTTGGACAACAATCATATCATTTTGGTCAACAAAACAATAGTTCGCAAATAAATACTGCCTCTTTACATCATAATGTAGTTAGTAGTACAACTCAGTTTTCAGTTCCACCACATCCGTATCAATTCAATTGTCCGACAAATTATCAGCAAGTTTCTAACGCTAGTCGCACTCAAACAAATACGAAAGTTATTGTTCCAAAAAGAAAGTGGATTAAAGAGGACGCTATACGAGCACTTGATATTGAAGAGGAACTATGTAAACGAAATACATCTGCTCCATATTTAGTCATTCGCTTTCCGGACATACCACTGAATTCTGAATTAGTTAAAGGGTTTTCAGGTCAAATTGATGCagttcattttcaaaaaaattctgcACCACGGTTTTGTTTCGTTCGATTGAAAGAAAATGCCGACGCAAGAAAAGTGATTGAAGATATATCAAAAATCCCATTTGGACAGGGTCATTTATCTGCAGAGTTACGATATGATCCAACCAAACCTCCAGCGGCTTCTAAACCAGAGCAAGTTGATCCTTATACATTATATGTTGGGAATTTGCCTTTATCGATAACGGTGGAAACAATAAAACGACAATTTCCAG AAAAATCAATTGAAGCTTTTAAGCATGGTATAAATTTGCAAATCGAAGGCCGCTCTCTTGTTTTACGCTTTCGTAGAGCAAAGTTTAATTCTACTGAAAACGTGTCCTTAGAAAAAGATCAAACAAGTAATAAAAGTACACCAATTGTGGCCGATTTAACAGATAAAAATGATtgcataataacaaataatCTAAAACCGATACAATCAAATTTGGCAAGTGATGGTAAAGTTTTAGTGAAAGCTGAATACCTGAAAG ATTGTATAAAGGAAGAACAATATGATTCTGAGTACAGTTATGAAGACGAATGTTCAAGTACGTTTTGTGGTAATGGCGATGATTTAGAGTTTCCCGCCATTAAAATAGAAATGGATGATTTTGATGAAACACACAATTTAAATTGTACTTCATCACTCCAATGCGTTTCAGATG ATGGGGTAGAGCTTGGACAAAGAATCTCTCGTGATCACCTATGCAATTCTGTTCATCGGACAAGTGAGGTGTCTAGCACTATGACTTTACAGAACCTTGATGAAAACGTAGACCATGTGAAAATGCAGATTATTAATACGAAAATGAATGCCGTTGAACCTGAAAGGTCTAAGCCGTCAATTGTAtcgatttcagaaaaaaaatatattgaaaatttgtatgaacAATTAAACACTtctaaagtatttaaaaaagaagTACGAAGTGATTTTGATGACCTGGATGCAATGCTCAAAGAAATCGATTAA
- the LOC120771976 gene encoding uncharacterized protein LOC120771976 isoform X1: MRLLLLQHRFLKSINSIKNSSFVGHNLCNHFHNNKAVIKNRDVFIKKDNVPSEYELIYRAPMGIYVTVAKNISTITATIISSATIYTLTNEYKLPTPSFESMGLVSHPDDLWYFSFGFIAVTIAIRLFIARYPLRIYGANDKYIAVYEPQLPFQTSKHEFNKGDVEEVISRFNPWNNCTYRLGNRTSLLLNRYFRTPSDYNQMLGYN; the protein is encoded by the exons ATGCGTTTACTATTGTTGCAGCACAGATTTTTGAAATCAATAAATAGCATTAAGAATAG TAGTTTTGTTGGACACAATCTCTGCAATCACTTTCATAATAACAAAGCTGTTATTAAAAATCGTGATGTCTTTATAAAAAAAGACAATGTGCCTTCGGAGTATGAACTTATATACCGGGCACCAATGGGAATATATGTTACAGTTGCAAAGAATATAtctacaataacagcaacaataatttcTTCTGCAACCATCTATACCTTAACGAATGAATATAAACTTCCTACACCCAGTTTTGAGTCTATGGGGTTAGTGTCACATCCAGATGACCTTTGGTATTTTTCTTTTGGCTTTATTGCTGTGACAATTGCAATACGGCTTTTTATTGCCAGATATCCTTTACGCATTTATGGTGCGAATGACAA ATATATTGCTGTGTATGAACCCCAATTACCTTTCCAAACATCTAAACATGAGTTCAACAAAGGAGACGTGGAAGAAGTTATAAGTAGGTTTAACCCATGGAACAATTGCACATATCGCTTGGGGAACAGAACATCTTTATTATTAAATCGGTATTTTAGAACTCCATCAGATTACAATCAAATGCTAGGATATAATTAA
- the LOC120771976 gene encoding uncharacterized protein LOC120771976 isoform X2, with the protein MRLLLLQHRFLKSINSIKNSFVGHNLCNHFHNNKAVIKNRDVFIKKDNVPSEYELIYRAPMGIYVTVAKNISTITATIISSATIYTLTNEYKLPTPSFESMGLVSHPDDLWYFSFGFIAVTIAIRLFIARYPLRIYGANDKYIAVYEPQLPFQTSKHEFNKGDVEEVISRFNPWNNCTYRLGNRTSLLLNRYFRTPSDYNQMLGYN; encoded by the exons ATGCGTTTACTATTGTTGCAGCACAGATTTTTGAAATCAATAAATAGCATTAAGAATAG TTTTGTTGGACACAATCTCTGCAATCACTTTCATAATAACAAAGCTGTTATTAAAAATCGTGATGTCTTTATAAAAAAAGACAATGTGCCTTCGGAGTATGAACTTATATACCGGGCACCAATGGGAATATATGTTACAGTTGCAAAGAATATAtctacaataacagcaacaataatttcTTCTGCAACCATCTATACCTTAACGAATGAATATAAACTTCCTACACCCAGTTTTGAGTCTATGGGGTTAGTGTCACATCCAGATGACCTTTGGTATTTTTCTTTTGGCTTTATTGCTGTGACAATTGCAATACGGCTTTTTATTGCCAGATATCCTTTACGCATTTATGGTGCGAATGACAA ATATATTGCTGTGTATGAACCCCAATTACCTTTCCAAACATCTAAACATGAGTTCAACAAAGGAGACGTGGAAGAAGTTATAAGTAGGTTTAACCCATGGAACAATTGCACATATCGCTTGGGGAACAGAACATCTTTATTATTAAATCGGTATTTTAGAACTCCATCAGATTACAATCAAATGCTAGGATATAATTAA